A segment of the Candidatus Micrarchaeota archaeon genome:
CACCATACGTAAGTTCAGGGAGAACCCGTTCACAGTGTTCGACCTTCTGAGGTTTCATACGGTAAGTCCCGAAGCGTTGAGTGTCATCTGGTTACTGATGCAGTCGGACCTTTCGGTGATTGTTGCAGGTAACACAGCATCCGGTAAAACAACGACCCTTAACGCATTGTTCTCATTTGTTCCGCTTTGGGAACGGATCCTCATCACAGAGGAAACTCCTGAGATAAACATCCCGCATAAACATAAGGTCAACCTGGTTGCAAACGAAGATCTGGGTGTGACCATCTCTTCGTTGGTAGCGGACAGTCTTCGTATGCGTCCTGATCGGGTGATCGTCGGTGAGGTGCGTACCGCTGAGGAAGTTAACGGACTTATAGATACCATACTTAGCGGTCAGGCAAGGGGTAGTTACGCCACGTTCCATGCTCAATCTTCTGTCGAAGCGTTGAGAAGGATGCATTCATTAGGGGTGTTGGAGTTCGATTTACAGTCCATCGACCTGATCATCATACAACGGCGGATGGTTAAGTACGATGTCAAAACAAGGGAGAGTAAAGAGATCCGTCGGATCATCGAGATCGCTGAAGTGGATAAATCTTCCCTCATGAAAACTAAACCTCTGTTCAAGTACGATTTCGAAAAGGACAGGTGGACTCCCAATTATTCGAACTCCTTTTTGATCGAACGGGTTCGCCGCGTAATGGGGTTAACCAAAGCAGAACTTAAAGAAGAGTTAAGACGTCGTACCGAATTTCTCAAATCGAACATCGATAAGGGTTGGGACTTCGCAAGGTCGGTTGAAGAGATACAGAAGTTTGCTTACGGCAAATCCGGCAAACTCGGTAGGAGAAGGTCGAAAAGAAAAAGATAGACCATGCAGTTTATAGGTTTGGGTAGATGACATGAAAAGTTTTGTAGAGAAATACGCGCCGAAATTCGGTAACCTTCCGTTCTACAGATGGTTTTCCGAGAAGACCTTGTCAAAACTCGAGGAAGACATCATCATGGCAGATTTCGATGTCACACCTGAAGAACTGATCAATTTTGCTTTTGCAATGGGTCTGATCCTCGGTCTATATTTTGCTCTGATGTATTACATCGTTAC
Coding sequences within it:
- a CDS encoding CpaF family protein, translating into MDKFKNVDVKFVLKLRKNISDGALRMALGWCVKDEKVDYPINLPVLTSEEEEVVLAVADLFKELAKYEEFESEEETREKIRELLEEYCVENQIVLDEDQEEYLVDIATSHVYGFAFFDQLLKDPNIEEIGVIGINKPVYVYVRNKGWQQTNGYLTTVEYAIDLINKMSRQLGRRITYQSPRLNAILPDGSRLHASIPPISKVEITIRKFRENPFTVFDLLRFHTVSPEALSVIWLLMQSDLSVIVAGNTASGKTTTLNALFSFVPLWERILITEETPEINIPHKHKVNLVANEDLGVTISSLVADSLRMRPDRVIVGEVRTAEEVNGLIDTILSGQARGSYATFHAQSSVEALRRMHSLGVLEFDLQSIDLIIIQRRMVKYDVKTRESKEIRRIIEIAEVDKSSLMKTKPLFKYDFEKDRWTPNYSNSFLIERVRRVMGLTKAELKEELRRRTEFLKSNIDKGWDFARSVEEIQKFAYGKSGKLGRRRSKRKR